The genomic interval ACGCGATTTCCTGCGATGCTCGGAAGCGCTTTATACCTTCGGGCATGCTGTCGGTGATTTTTTCTCACGCGCCCAGGGCGGCGTATTCGCCCACCCCCGCATGGCGGAATGGGCAGCCGTGCTCCGTCGTCGTGGTGTGCAGGGCGTGGCCCAGACATCCTGGGGCCCGACATTGGCGGCACTCTGCGATTCCGACGCGATGGCCCAGCAGTTGACGCGTGATTTCACGAACGATCCCGCGTGGAACGATTGCTCATTCAATGTCGTCGCTCCATTGAATCGCGGCGCTTCCGTCGTCATCCGTTGACGATCATATCCAAGCAAAGCGTCCAAGCCTGATTGAAAAGCGCTCCGAGTCACCGACAACACTTGCAGACTTTCCAAGCCGAATTAGAAGTCAATGACTTGGTGCAAACAGGCCATCGAGTCCGCGAACGGCACTCAAGAACCGGTCAGAGCAGAGTGGTTCTGCCACTAGTCCAGCAATCGAACGGTCCCTGCGTAACAGCGTTCCATCGTCCATTCCGTCCGCAGCAGCAGACAACCGTCGTCATCAATTCCCGCACAGATGCCCGTCAACTCTCGCTCACCCGCCGTCACGACAATCGGTCGTCCCGACAACACACACGCATGCGACCAGCGTTCCACCAGATTGATCGTTCCTTCTGCCAGTTCTTCGGTCAGCGAATCCCATCGATTCAGAAAAGTGAGCAACACATCCGTCAGCGAGAACTCTGACTCCGCGGCGATGTCCTTCATCGACGTCGCGATTCGTTGCTGTTCTTCCGGAGCATCGGCAAAGGAATTGTTGACATTGATTCCGATCCCGACAATCAGTCGATTCGGCACGCAATCCACTTGCTCAATCAAGATTCCGCACACCTTGCGACCGTTCAGCCAGACATCGTTCGGCCATTTGACACCGACACGCGCGGCAGGAATGCACCTCGACAGTGCATCCGCGATGGCTAACCCCGTAATCAACGAGAAACGGGGCCATTGTGCCACTGCGAGCCCCAGAGCCGGCATCTCGACACCGACGGAAAACATGAGTGCCCCATCGGCTCCCCACCATCGATTCCCACCACGACCGCGGCCGGCGACTTGCCGATCGGTGCCAATCAGAAACGGCATCACCGTTTGAAGATCACCCGCGCGCTGCAGCGCTAACGTGTTGGTCGAATCGACCTCTTCCAGCCAGACCACCTCTTGAATTCGAGATTCGGCTCGCACTCGAGCCACATCAATTGCCATGACTCACCGCGTCTCAAATGTGCGAGGCGAACCTTCTGGCCCAACCTGAACGGTGTAACTGTTGCCATCCTTCGCCACGGAGGCCTTGATCCAGACCCCTTTGCAATTCGCGGTCGTTGCCGCATTCGCAATATTCTCGGGCGGAGCCTGCTCGCTATCGGCCAGCCCAATATTGCGGTGCAGTTGGTACATCGCCTGAAGCGACTTGCCCCGTTTCAGCGTCGCGATCGTCGTCGCTGCAGCCCCTTTCGTCGGACCATTACAGGTCACACACACTCGGGGATCAACTGCCAGAATCATTACCGGATTATTGCTGACATTCAGTCCATGGTGGGTCGCCATGATCAAGTCAACTTTCCCCAAGGGGTTCTTGGGCGTCATCAGCTTCGCTTCGGTGTTCCAGGTCAAATCACCGCAGGTCAAGTACTTGAATCGACCAAAGGTCAGCAACAAACTGACACTCTTCGCGTTGTCCGACGTATCCTCGGGTTGCGGCTGATGCTCGGCCGCAAACGGATTCGTCTCGCCCGCGTTCGGTATGACTTCGCCGCTCGCCGTAATCACTTGCGCACGCAATGCTGTCGGTCCGGACTTGAACGGCAATAAATCACCCGCTTTGACCGTTTTGGATCGATTCTGGCTGGCAGCACGATACGGTTCGACATGCTCGGCGAACTTGGCATCTTCTTCCAACATTTCGGGGATTCCGCGGTCCCAGAAGTTGTGGATTTTGATCTTGGCGGCCAGAGGTGCATGATTGCCGAAGTGATCAGAATGCCAGTGCGTCACTAAAGCATGATCGAGATGATCGAGCTTCGCCACATTTTGGATCACGTCCACGATGCGTCCCAGATCGCGTCCGGCCGTATCAAAGGTGCCGGAATCAATCAGCAGCGATTCTGCACTGGGCGTCACAATCAATGTCGCCGCACCACCTTCGACATCGATGTAGTAAATATCGAGTCGCCCATCCTTCTCGTGCGCAACGAGAGCAGAGGTCGTCAGAAATGCGACGCAGACGGCAAACTTGAAAAGATTCATGATGTGGCTCCCGGACCAAGAGGGTTCAACCGGGAGCAACATACCGATGATCGATGCCGGACTCCACCAACAGTGTGTCAGTTTTCCAACACCACATTCCGAATCACGCAGCGCGTTGGACCAGGACTTTGGGACCTGCCACCAATGGAACGGCTTCCATCGGTTGCTCTTCAGTGGTGTACTCGGCGACCACCGCGCGAATCGCCGCCGCCGCTTCCTTCATGCTGCCGTACGATGCGCGTTCCAGCTCTTGGATATGCATCTTGACGACACGCGCCTGGATCGGCTCGGACTCTGCACAGAAGATCTTTTCGTGAACTTTCTGAGCCTTTTTCTCGTTGCCGTAGAACAGCTCTTCATACATCTTCTCGCCCGGTCGCAAACCGGTGAAGACGATATCGATGTCTTCGGGATATCGCAGTCCCGACAGTGCGATCATGTCCTTGGCCAGATCCATGATCTTCATCGGCTCACCCATATCGAGGATCAGCACCTGACCGGTTTCGCCGATCGCACCCGCTTGCAGAACCAGTTGCACGGCTTCTGGAATTGTCATGAAGAATCGCGTCATTTCGGGATGAGTCACCGTGATGGGACCACCTTCCAGAATCTGACGTCGGAAGGTTGGAACAACGCTTCCCGCGGAATTCAACACATTCCCAAACCGCACGGTGATGAACTGTGTTTTCGAATTGGTCGCCACCGCCTGGAGATACTTTTCACCAATCAGCTTGGTCGAACCCATGATGCTCGTAGGACGAACGGCCTTATCGGTCGAAATCATCACAAACTTGTCGACGCCGAACCGATCGGCGAGATCGACAACCGACTTCGTTCCCAAGACATTGTTACGGATCGCGGCCTGAACGTTCTGTTCCATCAGCGGGACATGCTTGTACGCTGCCGCGTGGAACACCAGATCCGGAAGATATTCGCCAAAAACGCGGCCCAGAGTGATCTGATCGTTCACATCGGTTATCACATACACTAACTGCACATCCGTAATGTTTCGAGATTGCAGTTCTTGCTCGAGTTGAAACATGCCGAATTCTGACTGATCGACGAGCACCAGAATCTTTGGCTTCAGTTCGACGATCTGTCGACAGCACTCTGATCCAATACTGCCCGCCGCCCCAGTGACCAGCACTGTCTTTTCGGTGATGTAGCTCGAAATGCTCGCCATATCCAAATGAGTCGGCTCGCGGCGCAGCAGGTCCGAAATCGTGACATCGCGAATCGTCAGCTTGACTCGTCCCGCGACGATTTCATTGACGTCGGGAATCACACGAGCTGTCAATTCATTTTCCTGACAGACGTCGAACAGTTCCCGCACCGTTTTGCCCGGAATACCGCTCGGAATCAGCAGATGATCGGCACGAAATCGATGTGCAATCTGCGGCACACCACGATTGAACGAGACCACCGGCACGCCGCCGATCAGCGAACGGGCGGTGTTGCCCGTCAGATCGACAAGCGCAACGACCTTGTATTCCGACTTCCGCGACTGCAGTGCCCGCAGGATCGCGATGGAACTGGTATCGGCACCATAGACGATCGCACGCAATTGGCGTGGCCGCGAACGCTGGATCAGACACGCTTCGATTCCGAATCGCACCGCCGCCCGCAGCAATCCCGTCGCGAAAATCGTCAACAGCCAGTCAATGATGATGACAGAACGGGGAAGGTTGTTTTCGAGCAGTCCCGCGGCATACGCCCCGCCCAGAATCACAGAACTGAGCGTCGCCGTCCCAACCATGGAACCCATGTCATTCAGCGACGTGTACCGATGGCGACGCTGCCACTCGCGACACGTCGTAAAGACCGTCGCTTTGACCAGAAGCACGAACGGCAGAGATTCCGCGAAACGCCGCAAAGCCTCGGCGTGAATTTCAAAATCGAATCGAATCAAGAATGCAAAGGCAAGCGAAACGCTGTACAGAACGAGATAGACGAACATCGCGGCGGCGAGTCGATATTTCATCTGATGACCTCTTTGAATCGAATACGATGGCCACCCCAAGCGCACGATCACAGAGGCCGTTGCAAGAACGGTGCAATCATCACTTTGGTTGGACCAAGCTGGTTGAGCGATGCCAGATTTGATTTGGGAAATGTGAAGGCGCTCTGTATTCGATCTCAAAAATCATGTCCAGATGGATTATTTCGTTCAAACTGTAGCAATCTCGAAAGGTCGACCGTCCAGAACCGGCATAATGTGGTGGTCGAAACAGTGAACCACTATGGATAAGGGCTGTTCGTTGAATCTGACTTCTCACACAGATCAGCAGCATTGGCCGAATTTCAGGTTTATATTTGGCTGTTAGAAGCAGATGTTACAACGGCGCGTGCGGCGGTCTGTTTCCCGAACAGCCACGAGCCTGCGAGAGTCACGGTCCGCGGTCGGGCTCGATGAACGGAAATCCACTCAAAAAACCGTTCAGGGATAAAGGATTCCCGCCAAAAGAGGGGCTCACGCGATCGCCGCACGGCAACCGCAAGGCGTCGCACCCGAGGAAATCTTCGCGACTCAGCGAACAGTTCGCAGTGTCGGCGAATTCCCTCGAACAGGGCTCGAAATATCGATCGGCGCGCGGTTTTGATTCGAGCTGCGCGACACGATGAACTTCAGCCGATCGGCCAGGCGATATCCCGCGAGCAGAATTCGCCGTTCCGCCACGCGATGCAGCTGATCAACCGCCTGCTGCGACAGCACCGGAACGTCCGCTTCGTCCAGATCGTGAGATTCCACACGAGACCACAGCGCATAATGCAGGCGACCGTTCTGATAGACGACCTCCTTCGCCGCCTGATAGCTCTCTTCGGCGAATTCCCAGGCCAGACGATGATTTTGATACTCGGGCAATCGATTAGGAGCCAGCTTCGGATCGCGAGACAACACTTCCGACCATTGCACGACCTTGTTGAACTGTGGATGCGTCCCCAGGGCATCGTCCCACACGGAATGCAGCTTCCGCGGTGCAGTCGCATGATTCAGGCGTACTGCCAGTTTGTTCCCGCCTTCATCGCCGTGCTGAAGTGAGGGAATTCGCTCATCAACCAGCGTCACGACATGCAGCGGCTGGTGAATGTCACCCATCAAATGAAATAGCCAGCACAACCGAACCGCACGATCTTCGGCCGGATTAAGATTCATTTCCGGCTGTGACCGTTCCCGCTCGGCTTCTCGCACAATCAGGTAGGAATGATCGAGCTGTTCGATGATGTTCGTGTAATCCGCGGGATGCGCCCCTTGTGGCGAATGCGGCAGTGGCCGCGCGGGTAACCCCGATTCCTGCTGGCCGGCCCGATACTCAAAATTGACATAGTGCCAGTTCGCATGGTGAAACTTGTAAATCGGATGGACCGATACCGGTTCACGCGTCGCGACACGAGGCGGCCGAACGTGGTCGGGCCATGTGGCAGCACGTAAAAAGATCCACTCGACGTCTGACGCGTTGCCCGGCTTATCCTTCAGCAACAGTTCACGCAGATGAGGGTGATGACGCAGCATCCCGACAATCGCCGTACGTTCGTCATCCGACAATCGATCATAGGCGATTCGAGCCACCGTCATGTGCCCCAAGTCATTCCAGGCAAACAAACTGCTCGCCGGAAACGCACTTAGAAACACGGTAAAAACCAACAGAAAGCGTCGCATGACAGAATCCTTTCTGTCGTTTGAAGGGGAACCACGAACAACTCGTGAAACAGCGGTAAGTGTCAGCCGTTCGCGAACGTTCAAAATGACCGTCCACAAACCGAAACAGGTCCCGCGCGCGAAGCAGAACGATTCGACCGATTTTCGACAAGAGGAAATTGAGAAATCGTCGTCTGTTTTGTCGCGATTACACTCCGGCATCCCTCCAGAAAATCGTTTCGACCCGACGTCCTGAACTCGGATCAACGACAACTTGTGAGAATGACTTTGCGAACCAAATCCGTTAACATGCATGGGTCGTTTCTGCGGCCCGATGCTCCGTCTCGATTGAGAGTCTCGATGGAATCGCCTATCTCGCGACGAACATTCTGCCACGCAATCGCCGCTGGGGCGTCCTGCGTCAGCCTGCGACGAACGACGTGCGCCGAAGATCAACCGGCCGGCATCAGGCTGAGTATCGGTAACTATGGGATGCCCCATTTCACCGCCGAACAGGCGATTCGCGTCATCGGCGATTTGGGATATGACGGAATTGAACTCTCCGTCATGCCCACGCATCCCACGTCCGCCGAAGCGATCACCAAAGATCAACGCGGACCGCTCCACCAGTTACTTGCCGAAAAACGCCTGACACTCACCTCGTTAATGGAACATCTCCCACCGTCCTCCGTCGCCGCCGAACATCAAACAACCCTCGACCGGCTGAAGCGCGCTGCGGAACTGGGACGTGATCTCAGCCCAGAAGCCCCCCCTTTGATCCAAACCGTCATCGGCGGAGGAACGTGGGAACAGAAAAAGGACCTGTTTCGCGATCGCCTGGGCGACTGGTTACGTGTCGCAGAGGCCGAGAAAACCGTCATCGCCATCAAACCGCACCGCAGCGGCGCAATGTCGAAGCCTTCCGAGGCCGCCTGGCTGCTTGGTCAACTGGGCAATTCACGCTGGTTAGGGATGGCGTACGACTTCAGCCACTACGCCCTGCGCGATCTGAACGTCTCCGAGACAATCAATGACGCATTCCCATCGACCGCATTGATCGTCGTCAAAGACGTCCTTCAAAAAGAGGGACAGATTGAGTTCGGCTTGCCGGGCGAGGGCCACCTAATCGACCACGCCGATATTTTGACCTCGTTCTATCGTCGTGGCTATCGAGGCAGCGTTTGCTGTGAAGTGAGCGTTCAAGTCTCGCGTCGCACCAACTATGACGCCGAAGCGGCCGCGAAATCGTCCTACGTTTTCATGAATCAATTGCTGGAACGCGCCGGAATCCCCCGCCGACCACGTTAACTCGTTGCAGAGACTCGCAAATGATGAATCAATCCACGCGCCGACAGTTTCTGCAGTTCGGTGCCGCCGCCACTGCATCGCTGTCATTGCCCATCGGCACTCGTTCGACATTCGCCGATCAAGCCGTGAAATCTCCAAACGAACGCTGGCGAGTCGGCGCGATCGGCATGCGTTATCAAGGTTCGGTCATCACACGTCAGGCTCAAGCATTTGGCGACATCAACTTAATCTGTGATGTCGACCGACATGTGCTGGAACAGGCGCGAGCCAGCTTTAACAGCAGCGCGAAGATCGTCGAAGACTATCACGACCTGATTTCCAGCAAGGACATCGATGTCGTCCTGATCGGCGCGCCCGATCACTGGCACGCCAAGATGGCGATTGATGCCTGTCGCGCGGGCAAAGACGTCTATCTCGAAAAACCGATCAGTCTGACGATCGAGGAAGGACGCGCGATCAGCCGTGTCGCGGCTGAAACGGGTCGCGTCGTTCAAGTCGGAACCTGGCAACGACATGATCAGCGATTTCGTCTCGCCGCCGAAATGATCAGAGCAGGGCGACTGGGCAAAGTCACCAAGGCCACGATCGTGCTGGGGAAAAACTTGCAGGGCGGCCCGTTCGCGCAGGTCCCCATACCAAAACAACTCAATTGGGATCGTTGGCTCGGCCAGGCTCCCATGACGCCCTACATCCCCGAACGCTGCCACTACACGTTTCGCTTCTGGTACGACTACGCGGGCGGTGAAATGACAGACACCGGCGCGCATCACGTCGATATCGCCATGTGGGCGCTGGGTCTCGATAATACGGGTCCCACTCAGATCATCCCGCAGGGAAAATTGCCGAATGTCGTTGATGGCTATAACGTCGCCAAAGACTTCAGCGTCCAAATGAAATTCGCCAACGGTGTCGAGTTCGCAATCCTCGACACTGGCCGAAACGGAATTCTGTTCGAAGGTGAACTCGGCCGGATTTTCGTCAACCGGGGAATCATCTCGGGAACGCCCGTCGACGAACTCAAGTCCAATCCGCTGCCGCGCGAATCGTTTCAAGTTTACGCACACGACAACCTCAGCCGGCCTGAACGAGCTGGAAAATACGACGCGCTCATCAATCACATGGGCAACTTCTACGACTGTGTCCAGTCGCGAAAGACCCCGATCTCGTCCGTCGAAAGCCAGCACCGCGTCGCGACAACATGCCACCTGGGCAATCTCGCCCTCCGTCTCGGTCGCACCCTGAATTGGAACCCGGACACCGAGCGATTCATCAATGACGCCGAAGCAGACACTTACCTGCGGCGCGAGCAACGAAAAGGCTACGAAGTCGTTTGATTCCGTTCGAAATCGTGCGCATTCGCTTTCCAGCACCAACCCGCCAAACAAGGTCTCACACCATGACGAACCACGATCATTCTTCGCCGAATGATCGTGCGCGCTCTCGGTTCCTCCTGGTGATCACACTCCTCATCGCCCCGATGACACTCGTCGCCGATGACGAGATCAAGTTCGAAAAGGGCGCAGGCGCCGCACTCGCCGCGAAGTGTGGCCAATGCCATGGCGCCGACCGCACCAAACGCAAAGCAGAACTCGATCTCCGCACCGCCGAGTCCACACTGATGGGCGGCGAGTCGGGTCCGTCTGTCAGTCCCGGAAATGCCAAAGACAGTCTGCTTTGGCAAAAGATCGTCGACGGCGAGATGCCCCCACCGGGCAGCGAACCGTTGAACGATGCCGAAAAGACCGCCATTCATCAGTGGATTAGTCAGGGTGCCAAATTCATTCCCAACTCGAAATCCGCGACGGATGCCTCGGCCGCTGACAAAGAGTTTTGGGCGTTTCGGCATTCGCAACGTCCTGAATCGCCCTCGATCAAAAGCGCCGCGCAATCCATCACGCCCATTGATCGCTTCGTACTGAGCCGACTGGAAGCACGACAGCTTTCGTTCGCACCGACCGCCGAACCCCGCCAGCTTGTGCGCCGAATTTTTCTCGATCTCGTCGGACTGCCGCCAACTCCGGCAGAGGTGACCGAGTTCCTGAACGACCCCAGCCCCAAGAGCTACGAAACACTCGTCGATCGACTCCTCGCGTCGCCCCAGTACGGTGAACGATGGGGACGCCAGTGGCTCGACGTCGCGGGCTACGCCGACAGCAACGGCTACATCCGACACGACTCGCCCCGTCCGCTCGCCTGGCGGTACCGCGATTATGTCATTCAATCATTAAACGATGACAAGCCGTACGATCAGTTCTGGATCGAGCAATTGGCTGGAGACGAACTCGTCAACCACTCCACGGCTCAGGAACTCTCCCCCGCGGATCTGAATCGCCTGATCGCAACGCACTACCTTCGAAACGCACCCGACGGAACCGACAATACCGAAGGCAACGAAATCACGCGGGTCATGGAACGATATGCGGTTCTCGAATCGCAACTGCAAATCACCATGTCGGCCATGTTCGGAATGACGATCGAATGTGCCCGATGCCACAGCCACAAATTCGATCCCATTCCACAGCGTGACTATTATTCGCTGCAGGCCATCTTTTACCCGGCCTTCAACGTCAAACAGTGGAAGCAACCCAAAGACCGCTGGATCCATGCCGCCGGTCAAGTCGACATCGCCGCCTGGCGCGCCCGCAATGAACAAGTCGACCATCAGATCTTGGCACTGAGATCGGAATTCGCAGACTGGTCTCGCACCCATCAACCGCCCGGGATCGTCCTCTTCCAGGACGACTTCTCCACGACGTCGCTGCGTCAGAGCTGGAGCGATACGGCGCCCGGCGACGAGTCCCCCGCGGGCAACCCTGCTATTCGGCTCGACGATTCACTCGCACCGGCAGCCCAGATCGAGAACGGACGACTGTCGATCCTCGCCGCAGCGCCAGGTGACGCTGTCTGGCTCTCCACCAGACAGTCATTCGATTGGACGCCCGAACAAAAGGGCGAATGGATTCAGGTGACCTTCGACCTTGTCGGCACACGCGGCCCCGACGGCCGCGCCGCAGAACGCATCGGCTACTATCTCGCCCTGACCGATCATGACGACAGCCGGAATCCCGCGAGCGGCAATGTCGCGCGAGGAAATCTCCTCATCGACGGCAATCCCGCCGGTGGAGCCTCCGTCGTCGTCGACTACCCCGGCCTGGACCAACAAAGCGCGGGCGTCATCGGCAAGTCCGGATACGTCGCCGGCCATCGCTTCGGCGTTCGCGTGACACGTCAGGACGGCGACCAGTACCTGCTCGAACATTTATTCGACGGCCAGCCCGAGTTGCCCGCACAGCCACTGAAGGCGGAACAACTGCCCGATGGTGGGTTCGGTTTTGAACTCTGCTGCTCGCGCAGCTTTCAAGTCGATAACGTCTCCATCCAACGCTCGCCACACGCTGGCGAGACATCCACCGAAGCCCTCGCATGGACGCAATTCAAAGCAACAACCGAACGGCATCAGCAGAAATTGACAGACGCCATCGCAGCCTGCGAGCGACAACGACTGCCCGAACCCGAACGAATCGCCTGGGCGACTGACCTCTCCGAAGAACCGCCCGTGGTTCCGCTGCTGAAGCGTGGTGACTACTTTCAACATGGCCCCAACGTCGATCCCGGTCCGCTGTCGGTATTGATTGATCCCGACAACACCATGACAATCGAGCCACCGGCATCGGGAACCAAGACGACCGGCCGCCGATTGGCCTTCGCCCGCTGGGCGACCCGCCCCAGTTCACGTGCGGCGGCCCTCCTCGCGCGTGTCGAAGTCGATCGAATCTGGCGCGGTCACTTTGGACGAGGTCTCGTTCCCACGCCGGAAAACTTTGGCGCCAGCGGCGTGCGTCCGACCGATCCCGAACTGCTCGAATGGTTGGCCGCTGAATTCATCGACAATGGGTGGAGCCGCAAAGCCCTCCATCGCCAGATTGTCTTGTCCCAGACGTATCAGCAATCGAGCGTCGCCGATGAGCGTGCGATCCAGCTCGATCCCGACAATTTGGCCTACAGCCGTTTCCCCGCGCATCGCCTTGATGCCGAATCGATCCGCGACAGCATGCTCGCGGCGGCGGGGGTGATGAATCTCAAAGCGGGTGGCCCAGCCGTGCAGCCGATGGATCTCGGCAACCGTCAGATCGTCCTTCCAGAACCAGAAGGGCCTGGACCACATGAGGTCGACCGACGCAGCATCTACATCCGACAGCGTCGCTCCGAACCGCTGACATTTCTGAAGGTCTTCGATCAAGCGTCTCCTGAACCGAATTGTGTCGGCCGCTCAACGGCCACCGTCGTCGCCCAGTCGTTGGCCCTCTTGAACGGAACTTTCGCCACGCGCATGGGTCGCTCTTTCGCCGCACGGATCATGAACGACGCTCCGACCAGTTCCGCCGATCACGCTCGACAAGCGTTCATCATCGCGTTCGCGCGTGAGCCCGACGCAATCGAACTCGCGCGGTCTCTCGAATTCCTGCAGACCCAAACCCGCTTGCGAACCAACTCTGATCCCGCCACCGCAGCGGAAGCCGCCTTGGCCGATCTTTGCCGAATGCTGCTCGCAACCAACGAATTCATGCAACTTCAATAAGTGATGGCCCATGTTTCGAACACGGACAAACACGCATTCCAGCGAGCCCGCCCACATCACGCGGCGTGAGTGTTGTCGGCAGAGCATCGCCAGCTTCGGTTGGCTCGGTCTCGCCAACCTCATCTGTCACGCCCCCTCGGCAATGGCCAACCCCCTGAGCCTCGGCCGCGATGTGAAAACGCGACCGCCTCAGTTTCCTCCCCGCGCCAAACGGATGGTCCTGCTGTTCCAACACGGGGGCCCCAGTCAGATCGATCTGTTCGATCCCAAGCCAATGCTCGAACAATACGCCGGCAAACCGATGCCGGGAGGTGTGGAAGCGTTTTTCGATAAGCAAGACAGCAGCCTGTGTACGCCCAGCCCCTTCAAGTTCGCCCGGCACGGTGAATCAGGAATGGAGTTCAGTGAACTCCTGCCGCACTTGGCCACTTGCGCCGATGATCTCTGCCAGATTCGTTCGATGCACACGCTGGTCAATGACCACGAAGGCGCTCTCCGCCACTTCCAAACCGGAAAGCCCCGCGTCGGACGCCCGACGATCGGCTCGTGGATCTCCTACGCGCTCGGCACGGTCAACCAAAACTTGCCGCCCTATGTCGTCCTCAGCGACCCCACGTACGATCAAGTCGATGGCATCCGCAACTGGTCCTCGGGCTTCCTTCCCGCCATTTATCAAGGAACCCCACTTCGCTGCGACGGTCCAGGCCTGTTCGACCTGTCGCTCCCGACCGGCGTGACAGACGAAATGCAGCGCGAACAACTTTCATTTCTCCAAGACCTCAATCGTCAGCACCAAAAACGCTACAAACACCTCTCAGAACTCGACGCCCGAATCGCAAACAACGCCCTTGCAGGCAACATCCGCGAGGA from Schlesneria paludicola DSM 18645 carries:
- a CDS encoding PSD1 and planctomycete cytochrome C domain-containing protein — translated: MTNHDHSSPNDRARSRFLLVITLLIAPMTLVADDEIKFEKGAGAALAAKCGQCHGADRTKRKAELDLRTAESTLMGGESGPSVSPGNAKDSLLWQKIVDGEMPPPGSEPLNDAEKTAIHQWISQGAKFIPNSKSATDASAADKEFWAFRHSQRPESPSIKSAAQSITPIDRFVLSRLEARQLSFAPTAEPRQLVRRIFLDLVGLPPTPAEVTEFLNDPSPKSYETLVDRLLASPQYGERWGRQWLDVAGYADSNGYIRHDSPRPLAWRYRDYVIQSLNDDKPYDQFWIEQLAGDELVNHSTAQELSPADLNRLIATHYLRNAPDGTDNTEGNEITRVMERYAVLESQLQITMSAMFGMTIECARCHSHKFDPIPQRDYYSLQAIFYPAFNVKQWKQPKDRWIHAAGQVDIAAWRARNEQVDHQILALRSEFADWSRTHQPPGIVLFQDDFSTTSLRQSWSDTAPGDESPAGNPAIRLDDSLAPAAQIENGRLSILAAAPGDAVWLSTRQSFDWTPEQKGEWIQVTFDLVGTRGPDGRAAERIGYYLALTDHDDSRNPASGNVARGNLLIDGNPAGGASVVVDYPGLDQQSAGVIGKSGYVAGHRFGVRVTRQDGDQYLLEHLFDGQPELPAQPLKAEQLPDGGFGFELCCSRSFQVDNVSIQRSPHAGETSTEALAWTQFKATTERHQQKLTDAIAACERQRLPEPERIAWATDLSEEPPVVPLLKRGDYFQHGPNVDPGPLSVLIDPDNTMTIEPPASGTKTTGRRLAFARWATRPSSRAAALLARVEVDRIWRGHFGRGLVPTPENFGASGVRPTDPELLEWLAAEFIDNGWSRKALHRQIVLSQTYQQSSVADERAIQLDPDNLAYSRFPAHRLDAESIRDSMLAAAGVMNLKAGGPAVQPMDLGNRQIVLPEPEGPGPHEVDRRSIYIRQRRSEPLTFLKVFDQASPEPNCVGRSTATVVAQSLALLNGTFATRMGRSFAARIMNDAPTSSADHARQAFIIAFAREPDAIELARSLEFLQTQTRLRTNSDPATAAEAALADLCRMLLATNEFMQLQ
- a CDS encoding DUF1501 domain-containing protein, with amino-acid sequence MFRTRTNTHSSEPAHITRRECCRQSIASFGWLGLANLICHAPSAMANPLSLGRDVKTRPPQFPPRAKRMVLLFQHGGPSQIDLFDPKPMLEQYAGKPMPGGVEAFFDKQDSSLCTPSPFKFARHGESGMEFSELLPHLATCADDLCQIRSMHTLVNDHEGALRHFQTGKPRVGRPTIGSWISYALGTVNQNLPPYVVLSDPTYDQVDGIRNWSSGFLPAIYQGTPLRCDGPGLFDLSLPTGVTDEMQREQLSFLQDLNRQHQKRYKHLSELDARIANNALAGNIREEVTAAMDLSRETQATQARYGIDNPATGTYGRRCLMARRLLESGVRFVALFNDKINGDPWDTHDKHNERIRTVTANVDQPSAALIQDLKRTGLLEDTIVLWVGEFGRLPVSQGKDGRDHNRHAFTALVAGGGFKPGLTYGKTDDFGYKIAEKPVAVGELHATLLQQFGLNHAELTYPHQGRSESLTDTDITGVQPTAALVN